DNA sequence from the Chloroflexota bacterium genome:
GGGCAAGCTTGGTATTGATCATGTAGTAGAACTCGTTCATCGTCGGGATGGCGGCGATATCGACACCCTCGATTTCGTCGAGGGCCTGCAAAGCCTGAACGGTCTGCCACTGATCGGTGATCTCCAGTTCCTGGTTGGCCATCAGGGTGCGGATGGTTACACCTTCGGTGGTGCCGATAAAGCGGACTTGATCGGGAGCATTGGGCGCAAACTCGCCCCACCAGTCCTGGTTTTTCTCCATGAGCAGGAACTCTTCGAGAGGGAACTCCTTGACCGTGTAAGGTCCGGAGCCTGCGTCGTTTACCAGCAGCCAGTCTTTGCCGAAGTCGCCGTGCTCTCCGTAGGGACCTTCAGCCGCCGTGTTGGCCTTCACAAGGTCCTCGTTCAAAACATACAGGCGCAGCAGGCTGGGGAGGAAAAGACCGCTGGGTGCCGCCAGCTTGAATTCGACGGTGTTTTCGTCGATGGCTGTGGCGCTCTCTGCATCGGCCAGCATATAGGCAAAGCCTTCGACGATGCTGGTCAGGCGGTCGAAGCTGTAGACCACATCGCTGGCTGTGAGTTCGCTGCCGTCATGGAAGGTGACTCCCTCGCGCAACTTGAAGGTGTAGGTCGTGCCATCATCGGAGACCTGCCAGGATTCGGCCAGCCAGGGGTCGACACCACCATCCGCATTGGGGAAGATGAGGGTATCGTAAAGGTTGATCAGAGAGGCAGAGCTGGAGAAGTCATTGCCTACGGCCGGGTCGATGAAAGTGGGCCAGGAAAAGGTTACCCGCAGGGCGGTTGGGCCCGCTTCTGCTGCGGGGGAATCTGCGGCTTCCTCGGCTGGCGCAGCGGGGGCCGTTGTGTCAGCCGGAGCGGATGGTGCGACAGCTGTGCAGGCGGAGAACATCAGAACCGCAACGAGCAGGAATGCTACTATTGCGTGGCGTTTTCTAAGGAGAAGCATCTCTTCACCTCCTACCGGGAAAGAGTGGAGCGAATGGTGTTTTCTGCAATTGACGGGTAATCGGGATATCTGTTTGTGTGCTCGGAAGGTCGCCTCCTTTTTTTGAATCGTGCGGCTCGAACCGCGAGTCTGGCGGGTGTCTTCGTCCACTGATTTAGGAGAGACCGGCGGCAGCGGCGGAGCCGGGGTTCGATGGGGTTACCTGCTGGCAGTGGTGCCAGAGTTTTTCTGCCGACAAGTCTGGTGCGATAAGATTGGCCCACAGGGGTATGGGCGGTCAGTATTGCTCCAGGTGGATCTCGAAGCACGGCAGAACAATCTGGAAGGAAAAGTAACCTAAAACCCCTTTTTGTCAACCGGGGTTTGGCGGTACCATCGCCTGTTGTTTGTCCCTTGTCGGCTACTCGGGTATACTCGTAAGGTGGGTATCACGATGTTTGCCCGTTCAACTGACGCGACTCCAACCATGATGTCGAGGCCCAGCCGTGAAATACTGGACAATCAGAATCCTCGTTGCACTCTTTATGTTGCCGGGATTCACGCCACTGGCAGCGCAGGCCGATGAGCCGATGCCTCCCCCGCTGGAGGAGACATTGCCCTTTTCCTACGCTCGAATCTGGGATAAGCCGGTGCCGGTCTTTCCTGCACCGGGCGATCCGGTCCGCATGAATCCCACAACTTATCTGTTGCCTCCCGACTCCTGGGTTAGCATCGATGGTGTTGTAGAGTCCGGTGAATGGCTCTGGTACCGGATCGATGATGGTGCCTACGTGCTGGCCAGCGATGTCTTGCAGCCGGCGCCGTCGGACTTCCAGGGGGTCGCGCTGGATGCAACCCCTCTCACCATGATGGGTTTCACTATCACGGACAATCTCAATGTACGGGTCCGTCCCAGCGCCGTTGCGGACAGCCCACCTTTGAGAACCTTGCCTCGTTACAGCACAATCAATATCCTGGGTATTGAAGAGGAGCCGGACGGCATCTGGTATCGCATCGGCCCGCAAGAGTTTGTGCACGGTGATTTCGTGCGCGTCGCCTATCCCGTGTCCCGTCCCCACGGCGTCGCATCGGACGAACGCTGGATCGCGGTCGACCTGGCTGAGCAGACACTGAGCGCCTATCAGGGGGACCGCCTGGTCTACGTGACGATGGTGTCCAGCGGTTTGCCTGACTGGCCGACCCAGGAGGGCCTCTTCCGCATCTGGGTCAAGTTTGGTGCGGGCAAAATGGAGGGAGGCAGCGTCGAGGGTGGCGACTACTACTATCTGCAGGATGTGCCGTGGATCATGTATTTCTCCCGCGAGATCGGGTTGCACGCTGCTTATTGGCACGATCGCTTTGGCACACCCCGCAGCCATGGATGTGTCAATCTGAGCCCGCGGGATGCCCTCTGGCTTTTCAACTGGGCCACACCTCACCTGCCGGACGCCACCAATCTGATTGCTTACCACGGCAGTCATAACCCCGGCAGTTGGGTTTACATTTTCAAGTCGGGCTGACGGCCTATTCGGCCGGATGGTGGGCAAGGAGACAAGTAGATAAGGAGACAAGTAGATAAGTAGACAAGTAGATAAGGAGACAAGTAGATAAGGAGACAAGGAGACAAGTAGACAAGTAGACAAGTAGATAAGGAGACAAGGAGACAAGTAGACAAGTAGACAAGTAGACAAGTAGACAAGTAGATAAGTAGACAAGTAGACAAGTAGGCCGTTGGAGATGCTTCGGCACGCCCTCAGCATTGACACTGACAAGGCCGAAGTCTCGTAGTAGTGATAGATAACCGAGCGAAAGGCAGACAAATGACGAACGATTCCCTGAATATTATTGACAATCGGACCGGGAGTTCCTACGAGTTTCCCATCACGGATGGAACGATCAGCGGTATGGAATTTCGGCAGATCAAGACAGATGATCTGGATTCTGGTCTCAAGGCCTATGATCCTTCTTTTCTCAATACCGCCTCCTGCCGAAGCAAGATTACCTACATCGACGGGGCCAAGGGCATTCTGCGATATCGAGGCTATCCCATCGAACAACTGGCCGAACAGTCGACCTTCCTGGAGGTGGCCTATCTGCTGCTGTACAACGAGCTACCTACGGAGGCCCAGCTCGACCAGTGGGTAAGCGACGTGAAGAGCGAGCTCTTTGTTCATGAAAACATCCGTCACTTCCTGGATGCCTTTCGCTATGACGCGCACCCCATGGGCATTCTGGTCGGCACGATCGCTGCTCTCTCTACCTTCTACCCCGATGCGCAAGACATCGATGACTTCCAGTCGATCAGGATGCAGACGCGGCGGTTGGTGGCGAAAATGCCCACGCTGGCTGCTTTTTCCTTTCGCCATTCAATGGGTTTTCCCTACGTGTATCCGGATAGTGAACTGAGTTACACCGGCAACTTCTTGAACATGATGTTCAAGATGGCCGAGATGGAATACAAACCGGACCCCGTGTTGGAACAGGCGTTGGATGTGCTCTTCATATTGCATGCCGATCACGAGCAAAACTGTTCCACCAGTACCATGCGCGTGGCGGGCAGTGCCCACGCCGATCCCTATGCCGCCGTGGCCGCGGCCGCCTCAGCCCTCTTCGGGCCACGACACGGCGGCGCCAACGAAGCGGTGTTGCGAATGCTCGGCGAAATCGGTGATACCTCCAACATTCCCGCCTTCATGGAGAGCGTCAGGCGGGGTGAGCGCCGGCTGATGGGCTTTGGCCATCGCGTTTACAAGAATTACGACCCGCGAGCCAGCATCATCAAGAAGGTTGCCCACGATGTCTTCGCGGTGACCGGTCGCAACCCGCTGCTCGATATCGCCGTTGAACTGGAGGAAATTGCGCTGAACGAGGAGTATTTTGTCCAGCGCAAGCTCTATCCCAACGTCGATTTCTATAGTGGAGTTATCTATCAGGCGCTGGGACTGCCCACCAGCATGTTCACCGTCATGTTTGCCATCCCGCGCACGATTGGATGGATAGCCCAGTGGCGTGAGTTGCTGCAGGATCCGGAGCAGCGTATCGCCAGGCCGCGGGAGTACTATGGCGGCGCCGGCAGGCGTGATTTCGTGCCGATCGCTGACCGGCAGGCGAAACAGGCAACGGCCGAGGAGGAGAACCAGGTTTCGGCCGAAGGAAATCTTACGGTGATCGATAACCGGACCGGCAAGAGCTACGAGTTGCCCATATCCGACGGAGCCATCAGGAGCATTGATCTGCGACAAATCAAGGTCGATGACGATGACTTCGGCATCATGAGCTACGATCCCTCATTTTTTAACACAGCATCCTGCCGCAGCAGCATCACCCATATAGACGGCGAAGAAGGCATCCTGCGCTATCGGGGTTATCCCATTGAGCAACTGGCTCAACAATCCACCTTTCTGGAGACAGCTTATCTCCTGCAGTATGGGGAACTGCCCACGGAGAACCAGTTTGATCAGTGGATCGACGACATCAACCAGCGGGGCATGATCCACGAAAATATCCTGGGTTTTCTGGACGGCTATCGCTACGACGCCCATCCCATCGGCATCCTCATCGGTACGGTCGCCGCGCTTTCCACCTACTATCCCGATGCCCTGGATGTCAACGATCCCGCCTCAGTTGAGCTACAGACCCGCCGACTGATTGCCAAGATGCCAACGTTAGCTGCTTTCGCCTATCGACATTCGCAGGGATTGCCTTTCGCCTATCCGGATGACAACCTCAGTTACACCGGTGATTTCCTGAGTATGATGTTCAAGATGACGGAGAAGGAATACGAGCCCAATCCGGTGCTGGAACGGGCGCTGGATGTGCTCTTTATCCTGCACGCCGATCATGGGCAGGCCACATCGACGACTACCATGCGTATGGTGGGCAGTGCGTTGGCCGATCCCTACGTGTCCGTTGCCGCGGCGATCGCCGCACTACGCGGGCCCAAACATGGTGGGGCCGCAGAAAAAGTATTGGACATGCTGAATGAGATCGACACCCCCAGGAATGTACCGGCCTTCATTGAGAAGATCAAACGAGAAGAACAACTTCTCATGGGTTTTGGCCACCGCGTGCATAAGAACTACGATCCACGGGCCAACATCACCAGACAGATGGCTCAGGAAGTGATCGAGGCAACCGGCTCCACTTTGAAGCTCGATGTTGCCAGGGAGTTGGAGAGGGTTGTGCTGGAGGATGATTACTTCATTGAACGCCAGCTCTATCCCAATGTCAATTTCTACACCGGATGCATTTACACGGCCGTTGGTTTGCCCAATGACATGTTCACTGTCATGTTTGCCATTCCCCGGGTGGCGGGGTGGATGGCCCAGTGGCGGGAACTGCTGCAGGATCCGGAACAGCGCATCGCGCGACCGCGGCAGATATATGATGGCGTTGCTTTGCGGGATTATGTGCCGATCGAGAAGCGGGGCTGAGGTAATTGTCAATGGTCAATGGGTGAATTGCCAATTGTCAATGCTCGGCAGTTTGCAGGAAATGAGCCGCAGCGCTGTCCTGCCCACTCCGGGGCACCTCCTCACGGAGCGCTTGCTACCTCACGGATCAGCTGCTGCCGTAGCGTGACGGCGAGCGCAGTCGAAGGGACCGGAATGAACCGCAGATGACGCTGATGAACGCAGGTGGACGCAGATCAATCCAAGAAAAGGATCAGAGAAGAACTACGCCCATCGGCCGAAGTAACTTCTCTGGTTTGTCCAGGCTAAGATGTGTACACCAGCCTGCTTTCAACCTTGCTGTTGAGGTTCTGATGGTGTCGAAGGTACTCCTCCAGGACCTCACGAATGGACGTGGTCGCGACGTGGGGTCCTGCAATTTCCCGCAGCTCCTGGCCGGTTATTCCCATGTTGGCGGCCGCATTGATCATATGAAATTCCTGAAGGCAGATGGTATATTGCTGATCGTCCCGCACAGGTTGACCGTCGATAGCCAGCGATTCCAGGCTCCTGGTGGTGTCGTTGTACACTGCCCTGACTCCCCGGCTGACCTGCTGGCACTGGCTTTCGCCTGGAATTCGGTTATCTGGCCGCATGATGTGCGTGAAGATCTGCGTTAGCTGTGCCCCGGTGACGGCGAATCTGTAGAGCGCCCCATCATAGGCGTAGATGCGCCTCAGGTCGCCCAATGTCACGATGGGACCCAGCTGGGTCCCTCGAATGGAACCGCTGCCGACGAAGGCTATATCTGCATGGGCACTTTGGGCCAGAATATCGGCGAACAGATTGCCCAACGCCGTTTCTTCTTCGCGCAGGGGATGGGTCAACTTCTGCGCCAACCGGCAGATCATCGTATTGTATTTGCGATCGACGACCTGCTGGAAGGTATCGATAAACGCCTGAAACTCCTCGTCCGGTTCAGCCAACGTGCTGTCCACCGGCAGAAGTTGCCATTGCCACTCGACGATGCTGTTGGTGTCGTCGTCCACGATGATGTCGAAGCGCCCTATCTGATCTGAACCAACGCCCGCCTGGGTGATCAAGATGTCGTTGATGATGGCAGGCTCCTCCAGAATCGTGTGGGAGTGCCCGCCGATGATCAGATCCACGCCCCACTCTGGATTGAGCATGGTTGCCAACCTCTTGTCCGATTCGAAGCCAATGTGTGTCAGGAGAACGGTCAGGTCGATATCCTCATCCTTGTAGGCATTGCAGATGCGGCCCGCCTCGTCACTGGCTTCCTCCAGGGTCAGGAAGGTGCCAATATCAGTATCCATCTTCAAAGCCTGTAGGATCTCCTGGGTGATGATGCCGATGAACATGATGTCGAATCCAGCCACGTTGACGATGTGATAGGGCTGCATCAGGCGCTTGTGGTACTGTTTGATGTACAGATTCGCCACCACGATGGGGAAGTTCGCCATCTTTTCCAGGAAGAGCAGGTGGCCCAATCCGTAGTCCAACTCATGGTTGCCCAGGGTAGCCACATCGGGAGCCAGGTAGTTCATCAGTTCCATGGTGGAAACGCCCTTGAATTCCGAATCGATCATGGAGCCCTGGACCATGTCGCCGGCGATGATGTAGAGAACGTTTTCCTCCTCCTGCCGCACCTGATTGATGTACCCTGAAAGAAGGGACAGCCCGCCGATCAGGTGGCCTTCGGCACCATCTAACTCGGCCTGGAAATCGCCGTGGATGTCATTTGAATGCAGGATCGTAAACCGTTTGGTATTCATCGTGCTTCTCCTTAAAGTACTGGAGTTACGCAGTTCGCACGCAGCGCCTGCGGTCCTGCGCAGGTGTACTGAGTGCGACCGAAGGGAGCAATCGAAGTGTGCGAACGGGTCAAATGACATCCTGAGCTTGTCGAAGGGCGGCATTTGACCCGAATTTTGCCAAGTGCGTAACTCCAGTCAATTTCTCACGTGCGACGCACTTGGTCCACAAAATCAAGCCGATATGGATAACAATCTGATCCAATGACACCTTTGGAGCCATATGGGCAAGTGCGTTGCATCTGCTTAGAAACTTGCCACGCCCATGACTACCAATCGTCATGGGCGACCTCGATGGACTCCCGCCTTCCCGGCGTTCGCGAGGATGACAGTGGGAGTGACGGATGCGTGAGTTTGTTGTACCGGCGCATCCCGCGACCGCCGTGGGATGGATCACTAGCTAACTCTCACCTCTCGGTGGCCTTACCTAGCTAGCTCACGCACCGTCTGCTGACGTCTCGCACCGCTTGCTAGCGTCACGGTACGC
Encoded proteins:
- a CDS encoding citrate synthase produces the protein MIDNRTGKSYELPISDGAIRSIDLRQIKVDDDDFGIMSYDPSFFNTASCRSSITHIDGEEGILRYRGYPIEQLAQQSTFLETAYLLQYGELPTENQFDQWIDDINQRGMIHENILGFLDGYRYDAHPIGILIGTVAALSTYYPDALDVNDPASVELQTRRLIAKMPTLAAFAYRHSQGLPFAYPDDNLSYTGDFLSMMFKMTEKEYEPNPVLERALDVLFILHADHGQATSTTTMRMVGSALADPYVSVAAAIAALRGPKHGGAAEKVLDMLNEIDTPRNVPAFIEKIKREEQLLMGFGHRVHKNYDPRANITRQMAQEVIEATGSTLKLDVARELERVVLEDDYFIERQLYPNVNFYTGCIYTAVGLPNDMFTVMFAIPRVAGWMAQWRELLQDPEQRIARPRQIYDGVALRDYVPIEKRG
- a CDS encoding L,D-transpeptidase family protein — protein: MKYWTIRILVALFMLPGFTPLAAQADEPMPPPLEETLPFSYARIWDKPVPVFPAPGDPVRMNPTTYLLPPDSWVSIDGVVESGEWLWYRIDDGAYVLASDVLQPAPSDFQGVALDATPLTMMGFTITDNLNVRVRPSAVADSPPLRTLPRYSTINILGIEEEPDGIWYRIGPQEFVHGDFVRVAYPVSRPHGVASDERWIAVDLAEQTLSAYQGDRLVYVTMVSSGLPDWPTQEGLFRIWVKFGAGKMEGGSVEGGDYYYLQDVPWIMYFSREIGLHAAYWHDRFGTPRSHGCVNLSPRDALWLFNWATPHLPDATNLIAYHGSHNPGSWVYIFKSG
- a CDS encoding bifunctional UDP-sugar hydrolase/5'-nucleotidase encodes the protein MNTKRFTILHSNDIHGDFQAELDGAEGHLIGGLSLLSGYINQVRQEEENVLYIIAGDMVQGSMIDSEFKGVSTMELMNYLAPDVATLGNHELDYGLGHLLFLEKMANFPIVVANLYIKQYHKRLMQPYHIVNVAGFDIMFIGIITQEILQALKMDTDIGTFLTLEEASDEAGRICNAYKDEDIDLTVLLTHIGFESDKRLATMLNPEWGVDLIIGGHSHTILEEPAIINDILITQAGVGSDQIGRFDIIVDDDTNSIVEWQWQLLPVDSTLAEPDEEFQAFIDTFQQVVDRKYNTMICRLAQKLTHPLREEETALGNLFADILAQSAHADIAFVGSGSIRGTQLGPIVTLGDLRRIYAYDGALYRFAVTGAQLTQIFTHIMRPDNRIPGESQCQQVSRGVRAVYNDTTRSLESLAIDGQPVRDDQQYTICLQEFHMINAAANMGITGQELREIAGPHVATTSIREVLEEYLRHHQNLNSKVESRLVYTS
- a CDS encoding ABC transporter substrate-binding protein; its protein translation is MLLLRKRHAIVAFLLVAVLMFSACTAVAPSAPADTTAPAAPAEEAADSPAAEAGPTALRVTFSWPTFIDPAVGNDFSSSASLINLYDTLIFPNADGGVDPWLAESWQVSDDGTTYTFKLREGVTFHDGSELTASDVVYSFDRLTSIVEGFAYMLADAESATAIDENTVEFKLAAPSGLFLPSLLRLYVLNEDLVKANTAAEGPYGEHGDFGKDWLLVNDAGSGPYTVKEFPLEEFLLMEKNQDWWGEFAPNAPDQVRFIGTTEGVTIRTLMANQELEITDQWQTVQALQALDEIEGVDIAAIPTMNEFYYMINTKLAPTDDVHCRRAMAYAFDYDTAVSLEWPGTQQSKSPVPVSVGGHNPDVFVFSRDLDKAKEELAQCQYADDLANNPVELHWVSEVPDEEKFALLFQSNMAEIGIDVKVVSVPWLSTVDNTSAQETSPHIVTIYVTADLPEAGTMLYQRYHYQHRQPVAAERMVARRRV